AGAACCTCCAGAACCTCCAGAACCTCCAGAACCTCCAGAACCTCCAGAACCTCCAGAACCTCCAGAACCTCCAGAATTATTAGAATTATTAGAATTATTTGTTAAGCCCTTTTTATCGTCAGTTTGTTTTTCAGTTGATTCCGATTTTTTATTTTGAGCTTTGTGAGCTGGTAGGCACGAGCTCCAGGAGAGGCATGGGATAATAAGTTGTTTATCAATAGTTTTTGCGTACGCTTCGTCCCAAAATCGTAAAAGTATGGTGATAAAAGTCGGTGTTTTTTGTTTATAAGAATCATCAAGTTTTTTGTTTGGCCATTCAAAAGATTCTTGTATTTCTATTTCTGAAGCATCTTTTTCTTCTTTGGAATCTGTTTTTTCGGATGTTTGTTTTGATGGTGCAAATGTAGAAAATTGTACGATACAATCAGCGATATTTTCACCAATAAGTATCCATTCGGTATTTGTTTCAAGCTCAGATGTTTTTGTTGAAGAATCTTTTTTGAGGTCAACATCGTCTAGGTTAGCCGTTTCTTTTCGATAGAGTTTGAATGAGCGAACACCGTCAAAAGGTTTTTTGAGCGGTTGTTTTATGAGTTTATAAGAAAATCTTATCAGGGCAGGTTTGTGGTCATCTGGCGATTTTAGGCTGAAGGTGGTAATACCATTAATTGTTTTAAAATTGAGATACTCTTTTTTATTAATTTTAGTTGTCCACTCTTCGCTGGCTTCTGCGATAAGCGCAAGTGGGGGTTCTGATTTTTTTGATTTTTTTTCATCGGGTGCGGCGTCGTTTGATTCTTTGGAGTCTTTTTTTTCGCGGATGATTGTCTGAAGAGATGAAAAATCTTTGAATAATAGATTTGTTGTTTGAGTAATTCTTAAAAAAGAATCGTTAAGATGATTAATTTGTTTGAGCGACCCTAAGGTGTTTGTAGTGATGCCAGTGATGCCCAAAATAAGAAAAGAACTTATGCCAAGAGCTATGAGTGCATCGAGTAAAAGAGAGCCTGGGTTGCGATCAAATATCATCAAAAGCCCTCTTTTTTTGAATATGCAACAATTCCAACTATTTTTTGTTCAGGAGCTTGCTGCTTATTTGGCTGATATACAATGCTGAGCAACTTAGCTTGTTGAGCAAACTCTTTTAGGCTTGATTTTGGATTAATTTCATAGGGAATTGTATACATTTCGTGAGCATGTTTAGCAAATAATAGGTTTGGACTATTTTTTGCGTTGGGAGTTATGAGTCGCAAGAATAACATGTTTTTTAACTCTTGAAGAATTTCATATTCATTGTGAGTTGTTTTTATAAGATCAATTTTTTCATATACCAGTTTGACGGTAAAGAGTGATGCAAATCCTACAAGCATCATACAAATCATTATTTCAAGCATCATGAATCCCGGACTTTTGCTGTTCATGAGCGACTCTTTTTTGGAGGGTTAATAATGATATGGTGCAGGGAAAACTTTTTTTGAAATGCTTCGCTTTTGAGTGTTGCGCTTTTTTGTGCTTCCGTTGACTGGAGCTGAATGAGAAGGGGAGAGATCAGTCCATCGTGGGGAACAAAACAATATGCGTGCCCTTTATTTTTTGTTAGCTGTTCTTCGTGTCCAGCGTAGACAGCGATTATCTTCCACGAAGAAGGAATATTGTATTGAGAGGTTTGTCCAATTGTAGAGATAGCAACTGTTTTTTTCTCGCGAGGATTTTCTGGGTTTGGAATGTTTTTTTCTAAAATAATTTTCTGAGGGGTTTCTCTGCAGTACAAATGAAGTTTTACGATCGATCCGCTCATGAGTGCTTCTTGGCGAGCAGAAAGAAGTAAGCCATTTACGGCGTGCTGTATATCAAATAGATCTTGAGTGGTTTTATCGCGCATTAAAAAGCCGACAGTACCACTCAAGATAAATCCAATAATTGTAAGAACAATGATTGCTTCTAAGATGCCAAAACCGTTTTGTTTGTTCATTTTTGTTTAGTCACCGACGCGTAGCTCATTGCTTCGGTCGACAGATTCGTCTCCACCTTCTGAGTACAATTCAAACTTTTTGTATACGTTTTTGAACTTGCGCGGAGGAGCGGAGTAGTGGAATTCTTGCTTGAATGCATCAAGTGGAATTTCTTTTTCGCCTGGGAGGTACGATCCTCTCCAGTCGTTTGCAGCGGGACCTTTTGGTCGAACAAGCAATGCTCTCAGTCCACCTTCTTCGGCTGTTGGTGCGTGACCAATGTCTCCTGCATACATGGAAATTGCACCATGAATTTTCGACATGATTAATTTGGTTTTATCGTCATTTAAGCGATCCATGTATTTTAAAATACGGGGAGTTGTAAATGCGATGATGAACAAGATAATTGCAAGAACAATAACTTGTTCCATCAGAGATACGCCAGGTTTGCGAGAGTAGAGCCATTTCATGTGAGTTTCCTTTCTGTTTTTGTGTTAGGTCTTTATTAGATCGCCGATACTGAGTGCTGGCAAGATGACTGCTAAAATCATCCAGAGCACAATTGCTCCAAGCAGCCCCATCATAGCGGGATCAATAAGTTTGATTATAGAGTCTGTCATATTGTTAAATTCTTTTTCGTAGTCATTACCTACGGTGATTAACATTTTAGCAAGATCACCTGATTCTTCGCCTGTTTGTATCATGTAAATTGCTATTGGGGGAAAGATATTTGTTTCAGCAAGATATTTAGCTATTTTTCCTTCTTTTATGATATTTTCGCGTGCGGTTTGCAAGGTTTGTACAAGGACTTGATTTTCTATGATATTGCAAACAATCGAAAGGCTTTCTGGTAATCCTGCGTTGCTATCAAGCAATGTTCCAAGGGTGCGGGAAAATTGTGTAACGGCTTTTGTGCGACTGAATTTTGAAATGACAGGAATTTTAAGAAGAATGGAATCCAATTGATAGCTTCCTGTTTTAGTGTTTTTCCACCATAAAAATAAAACAATTATGATTGTTATCGCTATTGCACCAATCTGCCAGTGATTATTAAAAAGGTCAGAAAGTGTGATTAATAATTGAGTAGGACCAGGGAGTTCTCCACCTAGTTGAGTAAACATTTGAGCGAATTGAGGAACAATATATTTAAGGGCACCAATAACAATTAAAAAGGTTAAAAAAAGCATGAATGCTGGATAGGCAAAAGCGCCGGAGATTTTCTCTGAAGATTCAATTTCTCGAGCGAGGTATGTTGTGAGCTTTTCCATGACTGGTTCTAGGTTGCCGCTGATTTCGCCAGCTCGTATGAGCTGAATGTAAAAAGTTTCAAAAGTTTTGGGATACTTTTCGAGTGCGTTTGCAAACGAAGATCCTTCGCGTAGATCGTCTTTAATTTTGATAAGAATTCTATTGAAGGAGCTTGAAAATTGTTCAATCAATAGTTCGATCGATTTTAAAAGAGGAAGTTTTGCGTTCAGTAACACAGAGAGCTGTCGTGAAAATAAAAAAACTTCATGTTTTGAAGGATTGGAGGTAGTTATTTTTTGCCATAAAGATTCAGATTCTTGCTGTGTTGCAGCTTCGCATGATGCAACAAGAAGTCCCTGGGATTTTAAAATGTCTTTAAGATGCTGTTTTGAATTAGCATCCAGGGTGGCTGAAATTTTTTTGCCACTTTTATCAAGAGCTATGTATCGATATAATGGCATAAAGCCCATCTCTTTAAAGGGGTGTTTGCTTGCAAAATTTATTGTTCACATGTTAACAAATTGTTATATGGTAACAGCGACAGTTTTTGCTACTGTATCAAAAGGATGCTTTGATGAAAATAAAAAATAAGATCGTTTCAAAGATTATTTTTGGAATGATTGTGTGTTATGTGGCGAATACTGATGCTTCTAAAGAAATTATTGTAACAATTCCGCCTGCGGCTATTCGAATGCCAGAGGGCATTATAACTCCTTCAAGCGATGTTCTTGCTCGGTCAAATTATGCCGATGAGTTTACGGCTCTTGATGCAGACAACTCTGCGGTGTTTCATGTTGCCGCACAGCAAGAAAATGCTGCTGTTCTAGAGAAAGAGGGTCTTGTTGTTCATGACTCTGAGCAAAGCGATGAAGGGCAAAAAACAGATATTATTTCGCCTTCTGTGGTTGTTCATGAAGTGCCACCGATTCCTGCTGAAATTATAGAAAATCACCCTGTGCCGCCCACAGGAGAGTTGGAACAAGGGGGGATTCAAGAGTCGTTGTGGATTGTAAATCCTGAGCATCGGGTTTATTTTTCGCTTGAATCAAAAGAAGCTAAAGAGTTGTTAGAGTTTGTCAGTCAATCGTGTGATGATGCGAATGCGACTGTTCGTATGTCATTGAATGGTAGGGATGTTCTAACTTTTATTGCTATTGCAAAACGGTATGCGTTTGATGCTGTTGTTGTCGATGTTGGCTTGCGACGATTTTTTAACAAGTTCAAAACCTGTTTATTGATTGATGATGCGGTAATTCATCAAATACTTCCTGAGTTGGTTAACTTATTGGAACCATATCTTGATTATGAAAAAAATATTTCGATGGCAATTTCTGCCGTTCAGCGAGATGTTGAAGAGTTGATGTGTGAGTGTTTCTTGAAATACACACATATGCTTTCGACTCGGCCAAATGATTTTATTACTAAAATTTCTCGAAATATCGCACGAACTGCTTATATGTCGTTAGAAAGTGATGAAATTCCTCATACTCGTTCTCGTCATGACAGAGAGCGACTTCGCTTCTTGTCGATCCAGTTTTTAAATTTGCTTTTTGATCGTGTCGTGTGGCCACCGTATGCATTTGAATCTATTTGGCCATCTTTTGTGCGCATGGGGTCTTATGTGTGTGACTTTGCGCAAAAGAATGTGATTATTCATATGGATGACTTTAAAGATATCTTTTCAACCCT
This genomic stretch from Candidatus Dependentiae bacterium harbors:
- a CDS encoding type II secretion system protein, whose protein sequence is MNKQNGFGILEAIIVLTIIGFILSGTVGFLMRDKTTQDLFDIQHAVNGLLLSARQEALMSGSIVKLHLYCRETPQKIILEKNIPNPENPREKKTVAISTIGQTSQYNIPSSWKIIAVYAGHEEQLTKNKGHAYCFVPHDGLISPLLIQLQSTEAQKSATLKSEAFQKKFSLHHIIINPPKKSRS
- a CDS encoding type II secretion system F family protein, with translation MGFMPLYRYIALDKSGKKISATLDANSKQHLKDILKSQGLLVASCEAATQQESESLWQKITTSNPSKHEVFLFSRQLSVLLNAKLPLLKSIELLIEQFSSSFNRILIKIKDDLREGSSFANALEKYPKTFETFYIQLIRAGEISGNLEPVMEKLTTYLAREIESSEKISGAFAYPAFMLFLTFLIVIGALKYIVPQFAQMFTQLGGELPGPTQLLITLSDLFNNHWQIGAIAITIIIVLFLWWKNTKTGSYQLDSILLKIPVISKFSRTKAVTQFSRTLGTLLDSNAGLPESLSIVCNIIENQVLVQTLQTARENIIKEGKIAKYLAETNIFPPIAIYMIQTGEESGDLAKMLITVGNDYEKEFNNMTDSIIKLIDPAMMGLLGAIVLWMILAVILPALSIGDLIKT